Genomic DNA from Nonomuraea rubra:
AGGCGCGCATGGCCTTCGACCAGGCGCTGGAGCTCGATCCCGAGCTGGTGCCCGCCTGGGCGGGCCGGGCAGAGCTGGCGTTCGAGCGGGGTGACCACGAGGCGGCGCTGGCGGACCTGACGCGGGCGCTGAAGCTGGAGGAGTCGGCGGAGCTGCTGTTCAACCGGTCGCTGGTGTACCGGGCGGCCGGCCTGGAGGCGCAGGAGCGGGAGGACCTGCTGAGGGCCGCGGAGCTGGCTCCCGAGGACGAGGACGTCCGGCGGGCCCTCTCCCAGCGCGGCCCGTCCTAGCCGTGGGCGCGGGAGGCGTGGAGCGGGCCGATCGGGACGACCAGCGGCGTGCCGGCCACCGGGTCGGCGATGACCTTGGCGTCCAGCTCGAACACCTCCCGCAGCAGGTTCTCGGTGAGCACCTCGTGCGGGGTGCCGGAGGCGATCACCCGGCCGTCGCGCATGGCGACCAGGCGGTCGGCGTAGCGCGCGGCCAGGTTGAGGTCGTGCAGGACCATGACCACCGTACGGCCGGCCTCCTCGTGCAGATGCCGGACGAGCTCCAGCACCTCCACCTGGTGCGCCAGGTCCAGGAACGTGGTCGGCTCGTCGAGCAGCAGCAGGTCCGTGCCCTGGGCCAGGGCCATGGAGATCCACGCCCGCTGCCGCTGCCCGCCCGACAGCTCCTCCAGCGGCCGCTCGGCCAGGTCGGACAGGCCCGTCATGTCGAGCGCCGCCGCGACCGCGCCCTCGTCGTCGGAGGACCACTGCCGGTACCACGTCTGGTGCGGGTGCCGCCCGCGCGCGACCAGGTCGGCGACGGTCAGGCCCTCGGGCGCGGAGGGCGACTGCGGGAGCACGCCGAGGATCTTGGCCACCTCACGGGTGGGGATCCTGTCGATGCGCTTGCCGTCCAGCAGCACCTCGCCGCCCTGGGGCTTGAGCAGCCGGCCGAGGGCGCGCAGCAGCGTGGACTTGCCGCAGCCGTTCGGGCCGATGATGGTGGTCACCGTGCCGGCCTCGATGCCGAGGTCGAGCCCGTCCACGATGACGCGGTCGCCGTACCCGAGCTTGACGCCGGCTGCCTGCAGTCTCACTTTCGCGACCTCCAGATCAGGTGGATCAGGTACGGGGCGCCCAGCACGGCCGTGACGATGCCGACGGGCAGCTCGATGGGGGAGAAGGCGGTCCTGGCGATCAGGTCGGCGGCCGTGGTCAGCACGGCGCCGACGACCGCCGAGCTCAGCAGCGGCGGCCGGCCCGAGCGCACCAGGCGCAGCGCGATCTGCGGCGAGGCCAGGGCCACGAACGCGACCGGCCCGGCGGACGCGACGGCCACGGCGGCCAGCAGCACGGCGGCCAGGATCAGCAGGGCGCGGGA
This window encodes:
- a CDS encoding ABC transporter ATP-binding protein, which gives rise to MRLQAAGVKLGYGDRVIVDGLDLGIEAGTVTTIIGPNGCGKSTLLRALGRLLKPQGGEVLLDGKRIDRIPTREVAKILGVLPQSPSAPEGLTVADLVARGRHPHQTWYRQWSSDDEGAVAAALDMTGLSDLAERPLEELSGGQRQRAWISMALAQGTDLLLLDEPTTFLDLAHQVEVLELVRHLHEEAGRTVVMVLHDLNLAARYADRLVAMRDGRVIASGTPHEVLTENLLREVFELDAKVIADPVAGTPLVVPIGPLHASRAHG